The DNA segment CAAAGACGCCAACGGCAATCTGCTGCAAGACGGCGACACGGTCACCGTAATCAAGGACCTGAAAGTTAAAGGTTCGTCGCTGGTGGTCAAAGTCGGCACCCGTGTCAAAAACATCCGCTTGGTGGAAGGCGACCACGACATCGATTGCAAGATCGACGGTATCGGCGCGATGAAATTGAAATCCGAATTCGTAAAAAAAGCTTAATTCGGCCGGCCTAACCGGATTGCGAGGCGCAAAAAAAACGCCCTGCTTGGATTTCCAACTAGGGCGTAATGTCCACACTTGAGAACAGGTAGGAGTAACAACACACGCTTTAGTTAAAGCAAAGTTAATGCCAAGTCAAAAATACGTCGCTCCAAGCCTTTTTTGCTCCTTTGCGCGATGAATCAACTCAGAGAACGCACCAAAACCACGCAATGCCGGGCAAAATTGCACCAAAAACAAGCTTCACCGTGAGCCGAATCGCCAAACTTGTCGAACCGATGTCGATCAGCCGCCATCATTCGGTCGAATACATGTTCGGCAGCTCTCCGATAGGCTATTCCGACACTCAATAAATTTCGCTTGCCCTTGACTGCTGAACAGGGCGGAGTGTTCGCCGCTTCGGCCTTAGAGGGCTCTATCCGCTTGGAGCCTCAGAGATCGCCCAATCCAGTTTTACAGCCCGCCACCTATTTGGCAGGGCAATTTGTACAGCACCAGCGTGTTAAATTACTATGTGGGAAACAACCGACGAGGACAATAATGACCAAAACCGAAGCCATTCTGAACAAGGGCCAACCGCTTTTCGAGGACAATTCCTACATCCTGTTGTGGACCAAATTTTTGGGCCTGAGCCTGTTAGCGTTCACCTCTTACTACGTTTACGACAAACAGAAGAAGCTGCTGATCAAACTCAACGGCCGGGAGAAAACCTATCTAATGGGGGTGTCTTATTACTTGACCAACCAGCACGGACTCAGCCCGAGAGCGGTAATCGAAAATACCAGCCTGTTCAAAGATATCTGCCGCGCGATTGCCGACCGCAAAGGCGGATTTTATCAAAACTTATTTTCCGAAAAATCTAAAGACCAAGCCAAGAATTACGCGGCGCAAACCTATCGGAAACACAAGAACGGTAAAGACTAGGATTTGGTACCGGGTAGAATCCCGGCTTATATGCTCGCCCACCTCAGTCTCAACTCGCCGAACTAAAATCAGGAAAAGGACCGAAGCCGGCAGTTAAGGTAAACGCGGCTTGATCACAGCGTCCGGGAAGCCCAACTGCTTCATCGCTTCGTAAAGTACGATTGCGACAGTATTGGAGAGATTCAGACTACGGCTTTCCTGACGCATCGGCAGATACAATTGGTACTGGGCCGGATGTTCGGCGAGGAACGACATCGGTAAACCGCGAGTCTCCGGGCCGAACAACAGCGCGTCACCCGATTGAAAACGGACTTCGCTGTAAACTTCCGAACCCTTGGTGGTCAACGCGAACAACCGTTTGGGCCTGATTTTTTCGACGTAATCCGCCAACGAAGCATATTGGCGAATACTCACCCATTCGTGGTAATCCAGCCCGGCTCGCCGCAGCCGTTTGTCGTCCAGATCGAAGCCCAACGGCTGAATCAAATGCAGATGTGCGCCCGTATTGGCACAAAGCCGGATAATATTGCCAGTATTGGCCGGGATCTCCGGCTCGAACAGAACGATATCCAGCATCGCTGCCTTTAATTGTCGACCTTAACCGGTTCCAGTTTCCAAATATCGCGATTGTATTCGCTGATAGTACGGTCCGTGGAAAACTTGCCGCTGGCGGCGGTGTTGATAATACTCATTTTGGTCCAGCGCTCTTGATCGCGGTAAGCCAATTCCACCCGGCGTTGAGCATCAATGTAGCTGCGAAAATCGGCAATCGTCATCCACGGGTCGTGCGGGCTTTTGATCGAACCGATGATATCGTCGAAAATGCCCGGCTCGAATTGATTGAAATGGCCGCACTCAAGCAGGCGCATGACTCCTTGCAGATCGGTATCCTGATCAATATAGGGCTGCGGATCGTAATGCGGACGCAAGGCCTCCACTTCAGCTTCGGTCAAGCCGAACAGGAAAAAATTCTCAGCACCGACTTCCTCGCGAATTTCAATGTTGGCACCATCCAACGTACCGATAGTCAAGGCGCCGTTCATCATGAACTTCATGTTCCCAGTACCGGAAGCTTCTTTACCCGCCGTCGAAATTTGCTCGGACAGATCGGCGCCGGGGCAGATTTTTTCCATGGCCGATACGCAGTAATTCGGCATGAACACCAGTTTCAGTTTATCGCCGACGTCAGGGTCATCGTTGATCACATTCGCCACGTTGTTGATCAACTTGATGATTTTTTTGGCCATCACGTAGCCGGGCGCGGCTTTGCCGCCGATCAGCACACAACGGTCGACCCAGTTGGCCGTATCGCCGCGCTTGATCCGGTCGTAGAGATGGATCACGTGCAATACATTCAGAATCTGGCGTTTGTACTCGTGAATGCGTTTGACTTGCACGTCGAACAAAGCATCGACATTGATTTCGATATCGTGCTCTTCTTTCTTGTAATCGACCAGTCGTTGCTTACTGGCGCGATTGAGCTCGTACCACTTCTTGCGGAACGCGGCATCCTCAGCATAAGGCCTGAGTTTGGCAAGTTGCGACAAATCGGTGACCCAGGCGTCTCCAATCGTCTCGGTAATCAATTGCGCCAATTCGGGGTTGCAGCCTGCCAGCCAACGCCGCGGCGTTACGCCGTTGGT comes from the Methylomonas sp. EFPC3 genome and includes:
- a CDS encoding zinc ribbon domain-containing protein YjdM; this translates as MNDLPNCPQCGSEYTYHDGNNFVCSLCAHEWTQDAADAHSDDLKVIKDANGNLLQDGDTVTVIKDLKVKGSSLVVKVGTRVKNIRLVEGDHDIDCKIDGIGAMKLKSEFVKKA
- the trmL gene encoding tRNA (uridine(34)/cytosine(34)/5-carboxymethylaminomethyluridine(34)-2'-O)-methyltransferase TrmL — translated: MLDIVLFEPEIPANTGNIIRLCANTGAHLHLIQPLGFDLDDKRLRRAGLDYHEWVSIRQYASLADYVEKIRPKRLFALTTKGSEVYSEVRFQSGDALLFGPETRGLPMSFLAEHPAQYQLYLPMRQESRSLNLSNTVAIVLYEAMKQLGFPDAVIKPRLP